The nucleotide window CGGAGGCGGGGATGGCGAGCGCGTGCTGGTCGGGGTGGATGGAGGCGCCGGGAGCGTAGACCTCGACGAGCGCGTCCCACGTTGCCGCGCCGTCCCTGGACACGTAGAGGCTGACGGTCCCGAGGTAGAGGAGGTCGGGCGTCGTGGGGTGGACGAGGATCGCGTGGTCGTAGCCGCACTGGTTGAAGCCGTCCTTCGGGCACATCTGCGGGTGAACGGTCCTCTTCTCCCACGTGCCGCCCCCGTCGGCGGAGCGGAAGACGCCTCCGGCGGCGTGCGCGTCGTCTCCGTCGAGGACGGAGGCGTAGAGGACCGGCGGGACCGTGGCCGAGATCGTCAGCTTCACCTGCCCCGGCTGCACGGGGATCGGCGCGCCGGGTGCGTCGCGCGTGAGGGAGGGCGACCAGGTGAGGCCGAAGTCGGCCGAGCGCCAGACGCCGCCCGGCGCGGCACAGGAGGCGCAGCCGCCGTCGATGCCGAATGCGGCGAAGACACCGTCCGGGGAGGACGGGTCCTGCACGAGGTCGGACGCCGCGTGGGCGAACGTGCGGGTGAACCTCACGCCGCCGTCCGTCGAGAGATACGTGCCGCCGGGACGCGACCGGCCGGCGGCGACGTCGTGGAAGATGTAGACGGCGACGAGGACCCGCTGCGGGTCGCGCGGGTTCACGAGGACGCGCGAGACGACCGCGTTCTCGGGCAGGTCGACGTCGACGCGGCTCCACGTCTCGCCGCCGTCGACGCTCCGGAGGAGCCCCGCGCCGAGGTAGGTCCCGAGCGAGGACGCGGGATTGCCCTCGAGGTAGGCGCTGTCGGCTTCACCCGTCGCCGCGTAGAGGACCTCGGCGTTCGCCGGGGAGAAGACGATCGCGCTCGTGGCGAGCGACGGTGCGGTGTCGGAGACGGGACGAAAGCTGCGCCCGCCGTCGGACGACTTCCAGATGCCTCCGGTGGCGGCGCCGACGAAGACGACGTCGGCGTTCGAAGGGTGGACGGCGAGCGCGGTGATCCGGCCGGCGACCCTGCCCCACGACGTTCCGGAGCTCGCCCCCCAGGGCCCGAGCGGCCGCCACGCGAGGCCGTCCCCGAGGGCCCGCGCCGTGGGTCCCGCGTCGGAGCGGGTGAAGCCGCCGGCAGGGGGACGCGCGAGAAGAGGATCCGCAGGCACCTCGCACGCCTGCCGGAGCGCCCGCAGTCGGCGGCCCGCCGAGACGGCGCCCTCGGTGTCGCGGCGGAACATCGCCGTCCACTCGGCCCGCGCGCGCGGGAGGTCGCGGCGGCGGGGCGGGCGGTCCCCCTCTTCGGCCGCGAGACCCGCCGTCGCCTGCAGCAGCGCCAGTGAGAGGACCCAGGTGCGCAGGAGGGAATGGCGTGCGAGCGGCAAGAGGAGCTTCCTCGCCGCACGATATCGAACCCGGGGCGCCGTTCATTCGGGATTCCCCGATGCTCTTAGACTCCGCGCATGTGGAAGCGGCTCTTCGGGCGGCACGCCCAGGAAGCTCCGCCCGGCGGAGACGTCGCGCGGGCCGGCTCGGCCCCGGACGGGCGCCTCGGCCCCGAACCGCCCCCGCCGCCGACGCCGAACCGTCCGGGAGTGACGGTCCACGCCGCGTCGGCGGTCGCGGCGATCGAGAGGTCCCCCGCGAGGCCGGGCCCGTCGAGGCTCGGGCCGGCGGCCGCGCCCTTCGATGGCGAGCTCTCGTGGGCGGCGGTCGTCCTCTCGGGAGACGCGCGCGGCGACGTCGTCGTGTCGCCCGGCGGCTCCATCGACCTGCCGCACGGGACGGCCGTGCTCGTGGAAGGCGCGGTCCCGGGCGTACCGGGGGCGCCCCTCTGCATCCCGCGCGACGCGCTCATCGGGCACGGCGTACCGGGCATCACCGGCGCGAGGCTCCTCGCGAGGACGGCGTCGCACGCCGTCCTTCGCCTCGGTCCGCCCCCGGCGGCTCGCTGGGCCGTCGTCGGGCTCCGGAGTGTCGCGGTCTTCACCGGAAAGCTGACGCTCTTCGACGGCGACGAGGGGCGCGACGTGTGGGCCGGCCAGGTCGCCATGGTCGCGGATCCGACGGCGACGCTCCACGTCCAGGCGGGAAACGACGCGGCCGTCGCGATCGCCCTCGCCGACCCCGGGGTCCTCGTGCGTCTCGGGTAGTGCCCGCCGGGTCAGGTCTCCAGCGGCGGTCTCCGGAAGGGGCGGCCGAGGAGAGCGGCGAGGGCGTCCGCGGTCGAGCGAAACGCGAGCTCGAGACCGCCGATCTCCCCGGGAGTGAACCATCCGACCTCGAGCGTCTCGTCGGCCGGATACGGCTCGGGGCTTTCCGGCAGGAGGGTCGCGCGGTAGGCGGCGACGATGACGGGGCGGCCCGGATACGAATAGACGCCGAGGAGCCCGTCGACCCGGGCGATGGCGCCGCATTCCTCGCGCGTCTCGCGCAGGGCCGCGGCCTCGAGCGTCTCTCCCCGGTCGACGTGGCCGCCGGGGAAGACCCACTTGCCGTAGCCGGGCTCGATGGAGCGCCGGACGAGGAGGACCGTTTCGTCGCGGACGATGAGACAGCCCGCCGCGACCTTCGGGTCGATCCAGTGGACTGCGCCGCACGACGCGCAGACGGGGACCGTCCTCTCGTGGTGCGCCCCCACGTGGCGCTCCTCGAGCCGCTGGCCGCACTGGGTGCAGAAGACGGGGCGGGCGTACACCGGGGCGAGCCTACCGCGTTCCACCCGCGAGGACCCTCAGCGACCCGTCCCGCCCCAGCCGCACCGCGCCGAGCCGCTCGGCCGCGAGCGCGGCCGACATCGCGACGGCGAGCGTCCCCTGACCCGGAAACGCGGTGTCGCCGACGATGTGGAGCCCCTCTGCGCCGAGCGTCGGGTCGAGGGCGCGCAGGCCGAAATTTCCTTTCGTCATCCGGACGCCCCCGACGCTTCCTCCGCTCCGCCGCGTGTAGCGCTGGAAGGTCCGCGGCGTCCCCAGGTCTTCGTATGCGACCGCCGAGGAGAGACCCGGCACCTCGCGTTCGAGCGCCTCGCGAAGGAGGAGGCGAGCCCCCTCCTTCTTTCGTCGGTACTCCTCGCCCCGCAGCGGCGCCCACGCGGACGATGCGACGTGCGTCGAGACCGAGAGCGTCTGACCTCCCGGCGGCGCGACGGGGTCGCCCGGAGGCGAGAAGGAGAGGAAGAGCGACGCCGGGTCGCCGGGGTGTCCGTCGAGCCGCGTCGCGACGAGGCGGTGCAGGCGGCGCGGGTCGTCGTTCACGACGCGCGAGAGACCGAGGTTCAGGACGAGCGCGCCCCACCCGTCGCCGAGCCGGGTGCGCTCGCTCTCGGCGCGGTGGAACGGGGCCGCTCCCGGATCGAGGAGCCGCGCCACGTCCCGGACCGGGAGGTTCGGCAGGACCGTTCGAGCCGCGAGCTCCTCGCCCGAGGCCGTCTTCACGGTCCACCCGCCGGAGGCCGGGGTGAGGTGTGTGACGAGCGTCCGGGTCCGGATCTCGCCCCCGGCGCGCTCGACGGCGGACGCGAGAGCGACGGCGAGCGCGCGCATTCCGCCGCGGGCACGCGAGACGCCCCGGCGGAAGAGATCCAGCCCGAGGGCGCCGTTCCACCACGGGGCGTCGGAGGCGGGGGACTGGACGGTGATGAGGAGGGCGAGGTCGAGGAAGGCGCGCAGCGCGGGCTCGTGGGGCGCGCGTTCCCGGACGAGGACGTCCGAGACGGTCATCCCGAACGACGGCAGGAGCGGCAGGAGGCGCGGGGAGAGGAGGCGGAGGTCGCGCAGGGCGTCGCGCGGGGAGAGGAGCGGGAGGACCGGCCAGCTCCGGCTCGTCTCCCAGAGGAGGGACGCGTCCTTCCGGAGCCGACGAAAGAAAGAGGATGCGCCCGGAAAGAGCCGGGCGCTGGATTCCTCCCAGGCGGGAAGATCGCGCCCGTAGAAGAACGAGACGCCCGGGAGGCGGACGTCGACGCCCTCGGCGGGCTCGAGCGAGAGTTCCTCACCCAGCCGGATCCCGAGGGCCCCGGCGACCGTCGCGAGCGGGTCACCGGCGTCGAAGCCGATGAGCGTCGTGGCGCCCGCGTCGAAAGTGAAGCCGCCGGCCTCGTAGTACCCGGCGCAGCCGCCCGGCGTCGCGTGCGCCTCGAGGAGGAGGACCTTCCGGCCGGAACGGGCGAGGAGGCCCGCGGCGACGAGTCCTCCGACGCCGCCGCCGACGACGATCGCCTCCCAGCCTGTGCGCTTCGTCACGTCCTCTCTACGATCCGCGACGTGCGGCGGGTTGGCACGCCTTGACCTGCGTACGGAGCGTGACGAGAATACGCCGCTCGATGGCGTGCCCGGAGGACAAGGGATGAACAGGCACTGGACGCAGGACGAAATCCGCTGGTTGCGCGCCAACTTGGGGAGGATGGATCTTCAGAGCGCCTCCCGCGCGCTCGGGATCCCGCTCGTGGAAGTCGAAAAGGCGGCGCGCGAGATGCAGGCGGAGACGGCCGGGGCGGCGCGAAAGGCGCCGGCGACGCACCGCGAGGCGGCCCGGGACCTCTCCCACGCGCGCAAGCTCTTCGAGAAGGGAATGGAGCACCTCCACAAGAGGGAGATGGACCCGGCGGCCCGCTGCTTCGCCGAGGTCCTCGCGCTCCACCCGGACGAGCACGAGCTCATCGACCGCGCCCGTACGTACCTCGCGGTGGCCGGAAACGGGAAGCGCGACCGGGAGAAACCCCTGCGCGAGCCGGTCGAGATCTACCACGCCGCCGTCTTCGAGAAGAACCGTGGGAACTGCCTGAAGGCGCTCGAGCTCCTCCATTCGGCGAACGGGCACGCGGACCCCGACGGGCGCCTCGCCTACCTCGCCGCGTGCTGCCTCGCGTTGAACGGGCGGCCCGCCGAGGCGGTCGAGCGGCTGCGTGCCGCGATCGAGGCGTCGGCCCAGAACCGGATCCAGGCGCGTCTCGAGGCGGACCTCGCCTCGCTCCGCTCCGAGCCTCACTTCGAGGCCCTCGTCGGGAGGAGTTGACCCGTGCCCGGCCCGGTGACCGTCGTCCTCCTGGCCGCGGGGCGGGGGGTGAGGATGAAGTCCGCCCGGCCGAAGGTGCTCCACGAGGCCGCGGGCCGGCCGCTCATCGACCACGTCGTCGCCGTGGCGCGCACGTTCCTCGGCGGGCGTCCCGGGTCGCGCCTCGTCGTCGTCGTGGGCGCCGGCCGCGAGGAGCTGATCCCGCACCTCGCGCGAACCGCTCCGGACGCCGTCGTCGTCGTCCAGGACCCGCCGCGCGGGACGGGCGACGCCGTCCGCGCCGCGCTCCCGGCGCTCGGCGGCGCCGCGCGCGTCGTCGTCCTTGCCGGAGACGTCCCGCTCCTCTCGGCCGTCGCGCTCGGCCGGCTCGAGCGGGCCCTCGACGCCGACGGCGGAGCGGGAATCGCGGTCCTTACGGCGCGCCTCGGCGACGCGGGCTCCTACGGCCGCGTCGTGCGTGACGGAGACGGCCGCTTCGCGCGCATCGTCGAGGCGAAAGACGCGACGCCGGCGGAACGGGCGCTCGGAGAGATCAACTCGGGCATCTACGCTTTCGAGCGGTCCGTCCTCGAGCGCGAGCTGCCGCGCCTGACCGACGACAACGCGCAGGGGGAGTTCTACCTCACCGACGTCCTCGGCCTCGCGGTCGAGGAGGGGCTCGGCGTCGTGGCGATCCCGGTCGACGACCCGAACGAGGTCCTCGGCGTCAACTCGCGCGCCGAGCTCGCGGAGGTCGACGCGCTCCTGAGACGGCGCGCGGCCCGCCTCGCGATGGCCGCGGGCGCGACGCTGATCCGTCCGGAGACGATCACGCTCGACGAGGGGGTGACGTTCGGGCCCGACGCGGTCGTCGAGCCGTTCGTCACGATCACCGGGGCCACGACGGTCGGAGCCGGCACGCGGATCGGGCAGGGGAGCGTCGTCGCCGCCTCGGCGATCGGCGCCAACGTCACCGTGCGCCCCTACTGCGTCATCGAGAAGGCCGTCGTCGGCGACAGGGCCGTCGTCGGGCCGTTCGCGAGGCTCCGCGAGGGGACCGACCTGGGGCCCGAGGTCCACGTCGGGAACTTCGTCGAGACCAAGAAGGCACGCCTGGCGCGCGGTGCCAAGGCGAACCACCTCACCTACCTCGGCGACTGCTCGGTCGGCGAGGGGACGAACGTCGGCGCGGGTGTCATCACCTGCAACTACGACGGCTTCGGCAAGCACCACACCGGCATCGGGGCCGGCGTCTTCGTCGGCTCCGACGTGCAGCTCGTCGCCCCGGTGACGATCGGCGACGGCGCGCTCATCGGCGCCGGGAGCACGATCACGAAGGACGTCCCGGCGGGGGCCCTCGCCACCTCCCGGGTTGCGCAGAAGACGGTCGAGGGGGCCGGGACGCGGTACCGGGAGCGCAAGCTCGCGGAGAAGGCGAAGAGGGGATAGGCCATGTGCGGCATCGTCGGTTACGTCGGTCCGCGGGAGGCGACGCCGATCCTCGTGGACGGCCTCCGGCGCCTCGAGTACCGCGGCTACGACTCGGCCGGCATCGCCGCCCTGGGCGACGACGGTCTCGTCCGGGTGATGCGCAGCGAGGGCAAGCTCGGCAACCTCACCTCGCGCCTCGAGGCGGGGTCGCTCGCCGGGCACACCGGCATCGGCCACACGCGCTGGGCGACCCACGGACGTCCCTCCGAGGAGAACGCCCACCCGCACCGCGACGCCTCGGGCCGGGTCGTCGTCATCCACAACGGCATCATCGAGAACTTCCTTCCGCTCAAGAGGGCGCTCCTGGCCCGGGGCATTCCCTTCACGTCGGAGACGGACTCCGAGGTCATCGCGCAGGCGATCGGCGCCGCGCGCGCGGACGGTCCCGGCACGCCCTTCGCCGAGGTGGTCCGGACGGTCCTTGCGGGAATGACGGGCATGTACGCCGTCGTCATCCTCTCGGCCGACGAGCCGGGCGTCCTCTACGTCGCCAAGAACGGGCCTCCGATCGTCCTCGGGCTCGGCGAGGGGGAGAACTTCGTCGCGTCCGACGCGACGGCGCTCCTGACGCACACGCGCGACCTCGTCTTCCTCGAGGACGGCGACTTCGTCAGGATGACGGCGACGACCGTCGAGGTGAGCGGTCTCGACGGGGTCCCGCGGAGCCGCCCGTCGCGGCGCGTCCCGTGGGACGCCGTCGCGGCCGAGAAGGGGGGCTATCCCCACTTCATGGCCAAGGAGATCGCCGAGCAGCCGACGGTCGTCGTCGAGACGGTCGGGCACAAGCTCTCGCTGGAGACGGGGCGCTTCAGCGAAGACGCGATGGGGGTCTCCCCGAAGCTCCTCGCGGGGGTCGACCGGATCGTGATCGTCGCCTGCGGCACGAGCTGGCACGCAGGGCTCGTCGGCAAGTTCCTCCTCGAGGAGGTCGCCCGCATCCCGGTGGAGGTCGACTACTCCTCCGAGTTCCGCTACCGGCGGAGCCTGGTCTCGCCGCGGACTCTCGTCGTCGGGATCTCGCAGTCGGGCGAGACGGCCGACACCGTCGCGGCGCTCACCGACGCGAAGCGCGCGGGCGCGCCGACCGTGGGCGTCGTGAACGTCCCCGGCTCGGCGATCGCCCGCCTCGTCGACGGCGTCCTCGCCACGCACGCCGGGCCCGAGATCGGCGTGGCGTCGACGAAGGCGTTCACGACGCAGCTCGTCGCCCTCGCCCTCCTCGCCTTCTACGCGAGGGAGGCGCGCGGCCTCGGGGGCCTCGAGCCGGGAGACCCGTTCCTCGCGGGCCTCGCCCACCTCCCCGTCGCGCTCGGGCAGGCGCTCGCCCTCGAGCCGAGGATCGAGAAGCTCTCCCGTTCCCTCGCCCACGCGCGCGACGTCCTCTTCCTCGGCCGCGGGGCGCACTACCCGGTCGCCCTCGAAGGGGCGCTCAAGCTGAAGGAGATCTCCTACATCCACGCCGAGGGGTACCCGGCGGGCGAGATGAAGCACGGCCCCATCGCGCTCATCGACGGGGAGCTCCCGGTCGTCGCCCTCGCGCCGAAGGACGCCCTCTAC belongs to Holophagales bacterium and includes:
- a CDS encoding FAD-dependent oxidoreductase; the encoded protein is MTKRTGWEAIVVGGGVGGLVAAGLLARSGRKVLLLEAHATPGGCAGYYEAGGFTFDAGATTLIGFDAGDPLATVAGALGIRLGEELSLEPAEGVDVRLPGVSFFYGRDLPAWEESSARLFPGASSFFRRLRKDASLLWETSRSWPVLPLLSPRDALRDLRLLSPRLLPLLPSFGMTVSDVLVRERAPHEPALRAFLDLALLITVQSPASDAPWWNGALGLDLFRRGVSRARGGMRALAVALASAVERAGGEIRTRTLVTHLTPASGGWTVKTASGEELAARTVLPNLPVRDVARLLDPGAAPFHRAESERTRLGDGWGALVLNLGLSRVVNDDPRRLHRLVATRLDGHPGDPASLFLSFSPPGDPVAPPGGQTLSVSTHVASSAWAPLRGEEYRRKKEGARLLLREALEREVPGLSSAVAYEDLGTPRTFQRYTRRSGGSVGGVRMTKGNFGLRALDPTLGAEGLHIVGDTAFPGQGTLAVAMSAALAAERLGAVRLGRDGSLRVLAGGTR
- the glmS gene encoding glutamine--fructose-6-phosphate transaminase (isomerizing), whose product is MCGIVGYVGPREATPILVDGLRRLEYRGYDSAGIAALGDDGLVRVMRSEGKLGNLTSRLEAGSLAGHTGIGHTRWATHGRPSEENAHPHRDASGRVVVIHNGIIENFLPLKRALLARGIPFTSETDSEVIAQAIGAARADGPGTPFAEVVRTVLAGMTGMYAVVILSADEPGVLYVAKNGPPIVLGLGEGENFVASDATALLTHTRDLVFLEDGDFVRMTATTVEVSGLDGVPRSRPSRRVPWDAVAAEKGGYPHFMAKEIAEQPTVVVETVGHKLSLETGRFSEDAMGVSPKLLAGVDRIVIVACGTSWHAGLVGKFLLEEVARIPVEVDYSSEFRYRRSLVSPRTLVVGISQSGETADTVAALTDAKRAGAPTVGVVNVPGSAIARLVDGVLATHAGPEIGVASTKAFTTQLVALALLAFYAREARGLGGLEPGDPFLAGLAHLPVALGQALALEPRIEKLSRSLAHARDVLFLGRGAHYPVALEGALKLKEISYIHAEGYPAGEMKHGPIALIDGELPVVALAPKDALYDKVASNLREVKAREGRLIALVSPGDEDVSTFADELLEVPLVHPALQPIVSVVPLQLLAYHVARRRGCDVDQPRNLAKSVTVE
- a CDS encoding NUDIX hydrolase; translation: MYARPVFCTQCGQRLEERHVGAHHERTVPVCASCGAVHWIDPKVAAGCLIVRDETVLLVRRSIEPGYGKWVFPGGHVDRGETLEAAALRETREECGAIARVDGLLGVYSYPGRPVIVAAYRATLLPESPEPYPADETLEVGWFTPGEIGGLELAFRSTADALAALLGRPFRRPPLET
- the glmU gene encoding bifunctional UDP-N-acetylglucosamine diphosphorylase/glucosamine-1-phosphate N-acetyltransferase GlmU, which codes for MTVVLLAAGRGVRMKSARPKVLHEAAGRPLIDHVVAVARTFLGGRPGSRLVVVVGAGREELIPHLARTAPDAVVVVQDPPRGTGDAVRAALPALGGAARVVVLAGDVPLLSAVALGRLERALDADGGAGIAVLTARLGDAGSYGRVVRDGDGRFARIVEAKDATPAERALGEINSGIYAFERSVLERELPRLTDDNAQGEFYLTDVLGLAVEEGLGVVAIPVDDPNEVLGVNSRAELAEVDALLRRRAARLAMAAGATLIRPETITLDEGVTFGPDAVVEPFVTITGATTVGAGTRIGQGSVVAASAIGANVTVRPYCVIEKAVVGDRAVVGPFARLREGTDLGPEVHVGNFVETKKARLARGAKANHLTYLGDCSVGEGTNVGAGVITCNYDGFGKHHTGIGAGVFVGSDVQLVAPVTIGDGALIGAGSTITKDVPAGALATSRVAQKTVEGAGTRYRERKLAEKAKRG